A single Gopherus evgoodei ecotype Sinaloan lineage unplaced genomic scaffold, rGopEvg1_v1.p scaffold_341_arrow_ctg1, whole genome shotgun sequence DNA region contains:
- the LOC115641267 gene encoding uncharacterized protein LOC115641267 encodes MAGPLSAQPWHCWCRDGASCPLRAPPEMCLRGAVLALCCVGAAAWLQVSVGPSPVRARPGQRVVLECIIGADYPPLELELEQLQVCWRHEGRTVLEFTGAVQAARAGLSLAEDEVRNGNVSLVLQNVTASDSGEWTCYILYPPDQAQGSLTLRVAGPMVPPDACPLGGGAPRLRQLEEVIGGCVRSASELQRHLAQLVAEVKECLGSPEAEESPARAQAESASQTAQP; translated from the exons ATGGCAGGCCCTTTATCAGCGCAGCCCTGGCACTGCTGGTGCAGGGACGGTGCCTCCTGCCCCCTGCGTGCACCCCCGGAGATGTGTCTGCGTGGGGCCGTgctggctctgtgctgtgtgggagCTG CGGCCTGGCTGCAGGTGTCGGTGGGCCCCTCGCCGGTGCGGGCGCGCCCCGGGCAGCGCGTGGTGCTGGAGTGCATCATTGGGGCCGACTAcccgcccctggagctggagctggagcagctgcaggtgTGCTGGCGGCACGAGGGGCGCACGGTGCTGGAGTTCACTGGGGCGGTGCAGGCGGCGCGGGCGGGACTCAGCCTGGCCGAGGACGAGGTGAGGAACGGGAACGTCTCGCTGGTGCTGCAGAACGTCACCGCCAGCGACAGCGGGGAGTGGACCTGCTACATCCTCTACCCGCCCGACCAGGCCCAGGGCAGCCTCACCCTGCGCGTGGCAG GCCCGATGGTGCCCCCCGACGCTTGCCCCCTGGGTGGGGGCGCCCCACGGCTGCGGCAGCTGGAGGAGGTGATCGGGGGCTGCGTCCGCTCGGCCAGCGAGCTTCAGCGGCACCTGGCCCAGCTGGTTGCTGAGGTGAAGGAGTGTCTGGGCAGCCCggaggctgaggagagcccagcCCGGGCACAGGCTGAGAGCGCCAGCCAGACGGCACAGCCATGA